A genomic segment from Drosophila miranda strain MSH22 chromosome 3, D.miranda_PacBio2.1, whole genome shotgun sequence encodes:
- the LOC108157933 gene encoding uncharacterized protein LOC108157933 → MQMTIHASRLYIVMAFGFRVCLCVLVLPCLLAVVAKEEKPLVFRKGNINFTLESLETFCDHDYVEYFRKVPNAGLLYTFRVTRPATAFSIDITGKVLNTQKVMYRTENINGCEFLRNPLMSKVFGIIYKHLVVNGTFFECPIKPKVYFLKNEGTVAVLPSFHPPGRFQISMRVKMAESRQPFVMEMLWKYRVVRIK, encoded by the exons ATGCAAATGACGATACATGCCAGTCGATTGTACATTGTCATGGCATTTGGTTTTCGTGTTTGCCTCTGTGTCCTTGTGCTTCCCTGTCTCCTCGCTGTGGTTGCTAAGGAGGAG AAGCCGCTTGTCTTCAGGAAGGGAAACATAAACTTCACATTGGAGTCCCTCGAGACGTTCTGCGATCACGACTATGTGGAGTACTTTCGCAAGGTGCCCAACGCGGGGCTGCTCTACACCTTCCGCGTGACCCGGCCGGCCACTGCCTTCTCCATTGACATCACCGGGAAGGTGCTGAACACCCAGAAAGTGATGTACCGGACTGAAAACATAAACGGGTGCGAATTCCTCAGGAATCCCCTAATGAGCAAAGTTTTCGGCATCATTTACAAGCATCTGGTGGTCAATGGCACTTTCTTTGAGTGCCCCATCAAGCCGAAAGTGTACTTTCTGAAGAACGAGGGCACGGTGGCGGTACTGCCCTCCTTCCATCCGCCCGGACGCTTTCAGATCTCCATGAGGGTAAAAATGGCCGAGAGCCGCCAGCCGTTTGTCATGGAAATGCTCTGGAAGTACAGAGTTGTTCGCATCAAATAA
- the LOC108157932 gene encoding uncharacterized protein LOC108157932 gives MIAGSGRWVWALLGILTAVACKQQPSVFRKGRLKLVLEALETSCDGKSVEYFRRVSSEGSLYTFRVVKLAPAFTIDIALRVQKSKRLMYKLDNFDGCKFLENPLVNKVLGYVYKRLIVNGRFFKCPIQPGVYFLKNEGAVEILPSFHPTGRYQLTVRLKMPNSRGPFLMQMLWIYNIVRIK, from the exons ATGATCGCTGGCTCTGGCAGATGGGTGTGGGCTCTTCTGGGCATTCTTACGGCTGTGGCCTGCAAGCAG CAGCCGTCGGTTTTCCGGAAGGGAAGATTAAAGTTAGTTTTGGAAGCTCTGGAAACCAGTTGCGACGGCAAAAGCGTGGAGTATTTCCGCAGGGTTTCCAGTGAGGGATCACTGTACACCTTTCGGGTGGTTAAGCTGGCACCTGCCTTCACCATTGACATCGCTCTTCGGGTGCAGAAGTCGAAGCGGCTGATGTACAAGCTGGACAACTTTGATGGCTGCAAGTTCCTCGAAAATCCGCTGGTGAACAAGGTCCTTGGGTATGTCTACAAGCGGCTGATTGTCAACGGCCGCTTCTTCAAATGCCCCATCCAGCCGGGTGTCTACTTCCTGAAGAACGAGGGCGCTGTGGAAATCCTGCCCAGCTTTCATCCCACCGGACGCTACCAGCTGACAGTGCGGCTCAAGATGCCCAACAGTCGGGGCCCGTTTCTGATGCAAATGCTCTGGATATACAACATTGTGCGCATCAAATAA
- the LOC108157931 gene encoding uncharacterized protein LOC108157931: MITEAKDAVVGRKIKTTLLSTEFNYDGNYVEYFGLDPGKSKGLLGNLTKPMTKIFMDIRVVNEVMQRVVYKIENFDGCAFLNNRVISRIFSRWYDAIVGNTTHFKCPARPGIYYLENGSTTGLVSPYLPAGTFRVSVRVKPVYGGPFAVEIIWRYMRK; this comes from the exons ATGATAACTGAAGCCAAGGACGCG GTTGTTGGCCGCAAAATAAAGACCACGCTCTTGTCCACAGAGTTTAATTATGATGGAAATTACGTAGAATACTTTGGTTTGGATCCTGGAAAATCCAAGGGCTTACTCGGAAATTTAACGAAACCGATGACAAAAATTTTCATGGACATTCGAGTCGTCAACGAGGTGATGCAGCGGGTCGTCTATAAGATAGAGAATTTCGACGGATGTGCATTTCTAAACAATCGCGTGATCTCTCGGATATTCTCCCGATGGTACGATGCTATCGTGGGCAACACCACGCACTTCAAGTGTCCCGCTCGGCCGGGTATCTACTACCTCGAAAACGGGTCTACTACGGGCTTGGTGTCGCCGTATCTTCCGGCTGGGACCTTTCGCGTGTCTGTGCGAGTGAAACCGGTCTACGGCGGACCCTTTGCAGTTGAGATCATCTGGCGATATATGAGGAAATAA
- the LOC108159241 gene encoding peroxiredoxin-6-like: MRLGQTVPNFHADTTKGPINFHEWQGNSWVVLFSHPADFTPVCTTELGRIAVHQPEFAKRNTKCLAHSVDALNSHVDWVNDIKSYCLDIPGDFPYPIVADPTRDLAVSLGMLDEDQKKDPEVAKTIRALFIISPDHKVRLSMFYPMSTGRNVDEILRTIDSLQLTDRLKVVATPANWTPGTKVMILPTVTDEEANKLFPKGFDKVSMPSGVNYVRTTENY, encoded by the exons ATGCGTCTGGGACAAACTGTACCTAACTTCCACGCTGACACCACCAAGGGGCCGATCAACTTCCACGAATGGCAGGGAAACTC ATGGGTGGTTCTGTTCTCGCATCCGGCCGATTTCACGCCCGTGTGCACCACTGAGCTGGGACGCATCGCGGTGCACCAGCCCGAGTTCGCCAAGCGGAACACCAAGTGCCTGGCGCACTCCGTGGACGCTCTGAACTCGCACGTGGACTGGGTGAACGACATCAAGAGCTATTGTCTGGACATTCCCGGCGACTTTCCCTACCCGATCGTAGCCGACCCTACCCGGGACCTGGCCGTGAGCCTGGGCATGCTGGACGAGGACCAGAAGAAGGACCCAGAGGTGGCCAAGACCATTCGGGCTCTGTTCATCATTAGCCCTGATCACAAGGTGCGACTCTCCATGTTCTACCCGATGTCCACTGGCCGCAACGTTGA TGAAATTCTGAGGACCATCGACTCGCTGCAGCTGACGGATCGTCTGAAGGTGGTGGCCACTCCAGCCAACTGGACT CCCGGCACCAAGGTCATGATCCTGCCCACAGTCACAGACGAGGAGGCTAACAAGCTGTTCCCCAAGGGCTTCGACAAGGTTTCCATGCCCTCCGGCGTCAACTACGTACGCACCACCGAGAACTATTAG
- the LOC117187978 gene encoding 40S ribosomal protein S24-like: MSGTTATVRTRKFMTNRLLARKQMVCDVLHPGLSSVNKTEIREKLAAMYKVTPDVVFAFGFRTNFGGGRSTGFALIYDTLDFAKKFEPKYRLARHGLFEQKKQTRKQRKERRNRMKKVRGTAKAKIGAGKK, translated from the coding sequence ATGTCCGGTACAACCGCCACAGTCCGCACTCGCAAGTTCATGACCAACCGCCTGCTTGCCAGGAAACAAATGGTCTGCGATGTTCTGCACCCGGGACTCTCGTCTGTCAACAAGACCGAGATCCGCGAGAAGCTCGCTGCCATGTACAAGGTGACTCCCGATGTCGTCTTTGCCTTTGGTTTCCGCACAAACTTCGGTGGCGGCCGCTCCACTGGCTTTGCCCTCATCTACGACACCCTGGACTTTGCCAAGAAGTTCGAGCCCAAGTACCGCCTGGCCCGTCACGGTCTCTTCGAGCAGAAGAAGCAGACCCGCAAGCAGCGCAAGGAACGTCGCAACAGGATGAAGAAGGTCCGTGGTACCGCCAAGGCCAAGATTGGTGCTGGCAAGAAGTAA
- the LOC108159424 gene encoding zinc finger Ran-binding domain-containing protein 2 yields MSTNSNGSGGAAGGTSSSGGVVSAGDWICPDYDCRHLNFARRTQCNKCNHDRDSIDKPERDRDRGNGSSSSSSSSSKKKLGTEIGKAAADKSRGLFSAEDWQCAKCANVNWARRQTCNMCNSPKFTDSEERTGFGGGYNDRGVVEYKERQESDSEYDEFGRRKKRKSYEERDGSKRARRASDAGEDEEEDDDDDDGDLSKYDLWGDNEVTSSEVNNKEPTGNGRDIKEGKRTSRDSPSSVSSSSSSSSSSSSDSSSSSSSSSSSTSSGSTSRRGKKSTASPSKR; encoded by the exons ATGTCCACCAATTCCAATGGGAGTGGcggagcagcaggcggcaccagcagcagcggcggcgtcGTCTCGGCTGGTGATTGGATTTGCCCAGATTATGA CTGTCGGCATCTGAATTTCGCGCGCCGCACGCAATGCAATAAGTGCAATCACGACCGTGATAGCATTGATAAGCCAGAGCGCGACCGTGACCGGGGCAAtggcagtagcagcagcagcagcagctccagcaaGAAGAAGCTGGGCACCGAGATCGGCAAAGCGGCAGCGGACAAGTCGCGAGGGCTCTTCAGCGCCGAGGACTGGCAGTGCGCCAAGTGTGCAAACGTGAACTGGGCCAGGCGACAGACCTGTAACATGTGTAATTCGCCCAAGTTTACGGACTCGGAGGAGCGAACTG GCTTTGGCGGTGGCTATAATGATCGCGGAGTTGTGGAGTACAAGGAACGCCAGGAGTCGGACAGCGAGTACGATGAGTTTGGGCGGCGTAAGAAGCGGAAGAGCTATGAAGAGCGCGATGGGTCTAAGCGAGCAAGGAGGGCCAGCGATGCTGGGGAGGATGAGGAAGaggacgacgatgatgatgatggggatCTGTCCAAGTACGATCTATGGGGTGACAATGAAGTAACCTCATCCGAAGTAAATAACAAGGAGCCGACGGGCAATGGCAGAGACATCAAGGAGGGCAAACGGACCTCACGCGACTCCCCATCGTCCGTAtcatcctcgtcctcgtctaGCTCGTCCAGCTCCAGCGActcgtcatcgtcgtcgtcatcctcGAGCAGCTCGACCAGCAGTGGGTCCACCAGTAGGCGTGGCAAGAAGAGCACAGCATCGCCCAGCAAACGTTAG
- the LOC117187977 gene encoding 28S ribosomal protein S15, mitochondrial-like yields the protein MNKLLNIAQQAVPRQFIREYAFKSDLKIKWVRPEKISCIKPEKSGDLSKLPPLNADEVILDYRDCKELENADDTVKSLFKLCNNANHLTTRYYRDQMVKEVQRHAQDYGSMESKLANMTAIIRRYQEHMDKNPRDKMIKVRLKELIDKRKKFLKYLRRWDYPRFEWILEKLDLVYKPPPAHFHWITRKESLQKLTDTYCESLKEERLEAYHKELQAQKIPFLEDAIRKMEFIRKEQISCDIPLTVTEEQIEKSRKELVLLIEQRDAAAAVTSKKQDEDSFN from the exons ATGAATAAACTATTAAATATAGCGCAGCAGGCAGTGCCGCGCCAATTTATTCGTGAATATGCCTTTAAGTCGGACCTAAAAATCAAATGGGTGCGCCCAGAGAAGATCTCCTGCATTAAGCCAGAAAAGAGCGGAGATCTTTCCAAGCTTCCACCCCTGAATGCCGACGAAGTTATTCTGGACTACAGAGATTGCAAGGAGTTGGAAAA TGCCGACGATACGGTTAAATCCCTGTTTAAGCTGTGCAACAACGCCAACCATCTGACGACACGTTACTACCGCGATCAGATGGTGAAGGAAGTGCAGAGACATGCCCAGGACTACGGATCGATGGAGTCGAAGT TGGCCAACATGACTGCCATTATTCGTCGTTATCAAGAGCATATGGATAAGAACCCCCGCGACAAGATGATTAAGGTGCGGCTCAAGGAGCTGATTGATAAGCGCAAGAAGTTCCTTAAATATCTGAGACGCTGGGACTATCCCCGCTTCGAATGGATATTAGAGAAGCTTGATTTGGTATACAAGCCGCCGCCAGCACATTTCCATTGGATCACCCGCAAGGAGTCGCTGCAGAAGTTAACCGACACCTACTGCGAAAGCTTGAAGGAGGAACGACTCGAAGCCTATCACAAAGAACTGCAGGCCCAAAAAATACCCTTCTTAGAAGATGCCATCCGTAAAATGGAATTTATACGAAAAGAGCAAATATCCTGCGATATTCCATTGACGGTGACCGAGGAGCAAATCGAGAAGTCGAGGAAAGAGTTGGTTCTGTTGATAGAGCAACGCGATGCGGCAGCGGCTGTTACCAGCAAAAAACAAGACGAGGATAGCTTCAATTAG
- the LOC108159423 gene encoding cyclin-dependent kinase 9: protein MSHVSHMLQQPSTPSSVASTSSRTMSLMEKQKYIEDYDFPYCDESSKYEKVAKIGQGTFGEVFKAREKKSNKKFVAMKKVLMDNEKEGFPITALREIRILQLLKHENVVNLIEICRTKATATNGYRSTFYLVFDFCEHDLAGLLSNMNVKFSLGEIKKVMQQLLNGLYYIHSNKILHRDMKAANVLITKHGILKLADFGLARAFSIPKNDSKNRYTNRVVTLWYRPPELLLGDRNYGPPVDMWGAGCIMAEMWTRSPIMQGNTEQQQLTFISQLCGSFTPDVWPGVEELELYKSIELPKNQKRRVKERLRPYVKDPTGCDLLDKLLTLDPKKRIDADTALNHDFFWTDPMPSDLSKMLSQHLQSMFEYLAQPRRSNQMRNYHQQLTTMNQKPQDNSMIDRVW from the exons ATGTCGCACGTGTCCCACATGTTGCAGCAACCGTCCACGCCCTCCAGCGTGGCCTCAACTTCGTCGCGGACCATGTCGCTGATGGAGAAGCAGAAGTACATTGAAGACTACGACTTTCCGTACTGCGATGAGAGCAGCAAATACGAAAAGGTGGCCAAAATTGGCCAGGGGACCTTTGG TGAGGTGTTCAAGGCCCGGGAAAAGAAGAGCAACAAAAAGTTTGTGGCCATGAAAAAAGTGCTCATGGACAACGAAAAGGAAGGC TTTCCCATTACAGCCCTGCGTGAGATTCGAATCCTGCAACTGCTGAAACACGAAAATGTGGTCAACCTGATTGAGATCTGTCGAACGAAGGCCACAGCCACCAATGGTTACAGGTCCACTTTCTATTTGGTCTTCGATTTCTGCGAGCACGACTTGGCTGGGCTGCTGTCGAACATGAACGTGAAATTCAGCCTCGGAGAGATCAAAAAGGTTatgcagcagctgctgaacgGCCTCTACTACATACACAGCAACAAG ATTTTGCATAGAGATATGAAGGCTGCCAATGTTCTGATTACAAAACATGGAATCCTAAAGCTGGCCGACTTTGGGTTGGCACGCGCATTTAGTATCCCAAAGAATGATTCAAAGAATCGCTACACAAACAGAGTGGTCACGCTGTGGTATCGGCCACCAGAGTTGCTGCTGGGAGATCGCAACTATGGTCCGCCCGTGGACATGTGGGGCGCTGGCTGCATCATGGCCGAGATGTGGACACGGTCTCCCATTATGCAGGGCAAcacagagcagcagcagctgactTTCATCTCGCAGCTGTGTGGATCGTTTACGCCAGACGTTTGGCCAGGAGTGGAGGAACTGGAACTGTACAAGTCCATTGAACTGCCAAAGAATCAGAAACGGCGCGTCAAGGAGCGCCTGCGTCCGTATGTTAAGGATCCCACTGGGTGCGATTTGCTCGACAAACTCCTGACTTTGGATCCCAAGAAGCGCATTGATGCGGATACAGCACTGAACCACGACTTCTTCTGGACCGATCCCATGCCCAGTGACTTGAGCAAGATGTTGTCGCAGCATCTGCAGAGTATGTTCGAGTATCTGGCACAGCCGCGGCGCAGCAATCAGATGCGCAACTACCATCAGCAGTTGACCACGATGAATCAGAAGCCGCAGGACAACAGCATGATTGACAGAGTCTGGTAG